A region of Nostoc sp. 'Peltigera membranacea cyanobiont' N6 DNA encodes the following proteins:
- a CDS encoding HU family DNA-binding protein — MNKGELVDAVAAKTNITKKQADEVISAFLSVVIEAVANGDKVTLVGFGSFERRERSEREGRNPKTNEPMTIPATKVPAFSAGKQFKEKVAP; from the coding sequence ATGAACAAAGGCGAATTAGTAGATGCTGTAGCAGCAAAGACCAACATCACAAAAAAGCAAGCCGATGAAGTCATTAGTGCTTTTTTGTCAGTAGTTATCGAAGCTGTAGCGAATGGGGATAAGGTAACGCTGGTAGGCTTTGGCTCATTCGAGCGACGCGAACGCTCAGAGCGCGAGGGGCGTAATCCGAAAACGAATGAGCCAATGACTATCCCAGCGACCAAAGTACCTGCGTTTTCTGCTGGGAAACAGTTTAAAGAAAAAGTAGCACCATAA
- a CDS encoding DUF1257 domain-containing protein has translation MSHFSTVKTKLSNHECLVQALTDLNLSPQVHQTAQSLKGYYGGSQGQSAEIIVSGRTIKARADIGFKWNQSSGVYDVIHDNYETVPKLGKDFFSNKLMLAYGKHLVRVKAAELQEKFGECAIAEETNGSVQTLRLTFAGHQEVKQFARR, from the coding sequence ATGTCGCATTTCTCAACAGTCAAAACCAAATTAAGCAATCACGAGTGTTTGGTGCAAGCTCTCACGGATCTAAACCTATCGCCGCAAGTTCACCAAACAGCACAATCACTAAAAGGATATTACGGTGGCTCTCAAGGACAAAGTGCTGAAATCATCGTATCTGGTCGCACCATAAAAGCCCGTGCAGACATCGGGTTCAAATGGAATCAGTCAAGCGGCGTGTACGATGTGATACATGACAACTACGAGACAGTTCCGAAGTTGGGCAAAGACTTTTTCAGCAATAAACTAATGCTGGCTTATGGTAAGCATTTGGTTCGTGTCAAAGCTGCCGAGTTACAAGAAAAATTTGGTGAATGTGCAATCGCTGAAGAAACCAACGGGAGCGTGCAAACTCTACGGCTGACTTTTGCCGGACATCAGGAAGTTAAACAATTTGCGCGGAGATAA
- a CDS encoding MFS transporter: MELGVGLTTSNANQLDRDKAVWHIYVIVAFLSICNAYHWLAYSASITLLVPQQHLGRASGMTQLGEAVGKIISPILASLLLVTIQLQGIFLLDFSSFLFAIVTLLIIQIREVKTTNNNQADKKLPLQEVRFGWNYITARPGLFGLLVYFVIANFTVSTAEVLITPFNSSLPAHPKNTITTVLLTQPS, from the coding sequence TTGGAACTGGGTGTAGGACTTACAACATCTAATGCCAACCAATTAGACCGAGATAAAGCGGTCTGGCATATCTACGTAATTGTTGCTTTTTTGAGTATTTGTAATGCCTACCATTGGCTAGCTTATAGCGCCTCGATCACTTTACTAGTACCTCAGCAGCATTTGGGTCGTGCTAGCGGTATGACACAATTAGGAGAAGCTGTTGGTAAAATCATTTCACCAATATTGGCAAGTCTATTATTGGTTACTATTCAACTACAGGGCATATTCCTTTTAGACTTTAGCAGTTTCTTGTTTGCAATTGTCACCCTACTAATAATCCAAATTAGAGAAGTAAAAACTACTAATAATAATCAAGCTGATAAAAAGTTACCACTGCAAGAGGTACGATTCGGTTGGAACTATATTACAGCTAGACCAGGACTTTTCGGACTGCTTGTTTATTTTGTGATCGCTAACTTTACTGTCAGTACTGCTGAAGTCTTAATCACACCTTTTAATAGTTCTTTGCCTGCTCATCCAAAAAACACCATAACCACTGTTCTCCTAACTCAGCCGAGCTAA
- a CDS encoding type IV pilin-like G/H family protein produces MKYALLILRLYMSDVNKPSKHSNNIFKKILLIIGTGGLLLGIPIMFIRVPPSCGCGDSSKATVGRFINAQQAYFSEKSAFAQSYRLLELGDGDAPTATSRYRYTVDMSKDKSFIYATPIKEFKTDVFQLGLTKQGFNSLIGAVAYEQKNKTTISIMCRSEKQTLAYPPQPIFKQGNFSCPIGFESIK; encoded by the coding sequence ATGAAATATGCACTATTAATTTTAAGGTTATATATGTCTGATGTAAATAAACCAAGTAAACATAGCAACAATATCTTTAAAAAAATCTTGTTAATTATTGGAACTGGAGGATTATTACTTGGGATTCCGATTATGTTTATTCGAGTTCCACCAAGCTGTGGCTGTGGTGATAGCAGTAAAGCTACAGTTGGAAGATTTATTAATGCACAACAAGCATATTTCTCGGAGAAATCAGCTTTTGCTCAATCGTATAGGTTGTTAGAGCTTGGAGATGGAGATGCACCAACAGCTACAAGCCGCTATCGATATACCGTAGACATGAGTAAGGATAAGTCATTTATATATGCAACTCCGATAAAAGAATTCAAAACTGATGTATTTCAATTAGGACTGACCAAACAGGGCTTCAACAGCCTGATAGGTGCAGTTGCTTACGAGCAAAAAAATAAAACTACTATTTCAATAATGTGCCGCTCCGAAAAACAGACTTTAGCTTATCCTCCCCAACCTATTTTTAAACAAGGTAATTTTAGCTGCCCTATCGGTTTTGAAAGTATCAAATAA
- a CDS encoding AAA family ATPase yields the protein MKLSNLLSTLDSQIPIAAVDVLSPDEATIIQWLTTEANNKLSCPVFFWNLGVSTLEQCLIAADGGLVFKPVPEYKKPPQADPLLYVFDYIANFSSDGVFILGDIHSFIGKNSPSLSWEVVSKIKNLYHRLKPTDKRIVLLGQNIQLHESLVRLIPYCEIPLPGVEQILEHINSYLHDLQQSAIEQELTFTISLNKSEIESLSRAALGLTLEEISDFLRLTVKENLTDDGVVVGADFIPKAVEYKTRLLSQMGIELGKPAIIPFGGLDLLREWLMRRRRLFTQEARELHLPQPKGVLLAGPPGTGKTLLAKNIANILNLPLLQLDIASLLGSLVGESEGNVRRALKTAEAIAPCVLWVDEIEKALSGTGDTSGVSQRILGNILTFMSESQCGVFVVATCNDPSALPSELKRKGRFDENFFVDLPTEPERVQILGIHLQRFGIHLESEYLEAIAASTAKFSGAELETLASEAALLAFDEGRPQQVTLADLETCRQTITPLAIQDAAAVERMQGWASTARRASSPMVAAKTQSLRAAKFRNMN from the coding sequence ATGAAACTCTCAAATCTTCTCTCCACGCTTGATTCACAAATCCCCATTGCTGCGGTTGATGTTCTATCTCCTGATGAAGCGACAATTATTCAGTGGTTAACTACTGAAGCTAACAATAAGCTTTCATGTCCAGTGTTCTTCTGGAATCTGGGGGTATCAACCTTAGAGCAATGTTTAATCGCAGCAGATGGTGGACTGGTGTTTAAGCCAGTGCCAGAGTATAAGAAACCACCACAGGCTGATCCATTGTTATACGTGTTTGATTATATTGCGAATTTTAGTAGTGATGGAGTTTTTATCTTAGGTGATATTCACTCGTTTATTGGGAAGAATTCGCCTTCGTTATCTTGGGAGGTTGTTAGTAAGATAAAAAATCTCTACCATCGTCTCAAGCCGACTGATAAACGCATTGTACTGCTGGGTCAAAACATTCAATTACATGAGTCACTTGTACGCTTAATCCCTTATTGTGAAATTCCTCTACCAGGAGTTGAGCAAATACTTGAACATATCAACTCTTATTTGCATGACCTACAACAGTCAGCTATTGAACAGGAATTGACTTTCACTATTTCCCTTAATAAAAGTGAAATTGAATCTCTTTCTCGTGCTGCCCTGGGATTAACCCTGGAGGAGATTAGCGACTTCCTTCGGTTAACAGTCAAAGAAAACTTAACTGATGATGGTGTTGTTGTCGGCGCTGATTTTATCCCCAAAGCCGTCGAGTATAAAACTCGGCTGTTGTCTCAAATGGGTATCGAGTTGGGTAAACCTGCGATAATCCCATTCGGCGGTTTGGATCTACTGCGCGAATGGCTGATGAGGCGGCGGCGGCTGTTCACCCAAGAAGCGCGTGAGCTACACCTACCTCAACCAAAAGGTGTGTTGCTGGCTGGCCCACCCGGTACAGGGAAAACTTTATTAGCCAAGAATATTGCTAACATTCTCAATTTACCACTCCTACAACTAGACATTGCATCCCTCTTGGGCAGTCTGGTCGGTGAGTCTGAGGGGAATGTCAGACGGGCTTTGAAAACTGCCGAGGCGATCGCACCATGCGTCTTATGGGTGGACGAGATAGAAAAAGCTCTTTCGGGGACTGGTGACACTAGCGGAGTCTCACAGAGGATTCTGGGCAATATCCTTACATTCATGTCCGAATCTCAGTGTGGTGTGTTTGTCGTGGCAACTTGCAATGACCCCTCTGCATTACCGTCTGAGCTAAAGAGGAAGGGAAGATTTGACGAAAATTTCTTTGTTGATCTTCCCACGGAGCCTGAGCGAGTCCAGATTCTAGGAATTCATTTACAACGTTTTGGCATTCACCTGGAATCCGAATATCTCGAAGCGATCGCAGCTTCGACCGCGAAATTTTCCGGTGCTGAACTGGAAACCCTTGCTTCAGAAGCTGCTCTGCTGGCATTCGATGAGGGTAGACCGCAGCAGGTAACACTTGCTGACCTCGAAACCTGTCGTCAAACCATTACCCCACTTGCAATTCAGGACGCTGCGGCAGTTGAGCGTATGCAGGGTTGGGCATCCACCGCACGACGGGCTAGCAGTCCTATGGTTGCAGCGAAAACTCAATCTTTGCGTGCTGCTAAGTTTCGGAATATGAACTGA
- a CDS encoding helix-turn-helix domain-containing protein, translated as MSTGERSENKIKVKMNITVDVTPIAAFRWNEENAQKLRELREKAGYSRQKLSDAVGVSVAYIQQLETPHVFINKPKKPTQMTVSTEILEKLCAALDGDITSLIWNIDYNS; from the coding sequence ATGTCAACTGGCGAGCGCAGTGAAAATAAAATTAAAGTAAAAATGAATATCACAGTAGATGTAACACCCATCGCTGCGTTTAGGTGGAATGAAGAAAATGCCCAAAAACTCAGAGAGCTTAGAGAGAAAGCTGGATATAGTAGACAAAAGCTATCTGATGCTGTGGGAGTTTCTGTGGCTTATATTCAGCAGCTAGAGACTCCTCACGTCTTTATTAACAAACCAAAAAAACCAACTCAGATGACTGTTAGTACAGAAATTCTAGAGAAACTTTGTGCTGCTTTAGATGGGGATATCACTTCACTTATTTGGAACATAGATTACAACAGCTGA
- a CDS encoding UBP-type zinc finger domain-containing protein — MSCEHLDNLTTETLISKANYPVFRCEECILINSRWVHLRICQSCGKMLCCDSSVHQHARRHYEETGHSVISSAELGEQWLWCFLDEQAKNY, encoded by the coding sequence ATGAGTTGCGAACATTTAGACAATCTGACTACGGAAACTCTGATTTCTAAAGCAAACTACCCAGTATTTCGTTGTGAAGAATGTATCCTAATAAACAGTCGCTGGGTGCATCTGCGTATTTGTCAAAGTTGCGGCAAGATGCTGTGCTGTGATTCTTCTGTTCATCAACATGCCCGACGGCATTACGAGGAAACTGGACATTCAGTAATTAGCTCGGCTGAGTTAGGAGAACAGTGGTTATGGTGTTTTTTGGATGAGCAGGCAAAGAACTATTAA
- a CDS encoding class I SAM-dependent methyltransferase has protein sequence MLEQQPENLQFYIKQLATKALQKSDPSAWFEVLYAKAKGDTAQIPWAKLAPHPYLQDWLTNHEPFAFGQKALVIGCGLGDDAQALASLGFEVTAFDISPTAIAWCQQRFPGSTVNYVVADLLAIPSQWYQAFDFAFECRNIQALPLNVRSWVISSVTSVLAPGGTLLMITRVRDTEAEPDGPPWPLSDSELKQVENLGLQQVEKLEFLESELDVNQVRIEYQRP, from the coding sequence ATGTTGGAGCAACAACCGGAAAATTTACAGTTTTATATTAAACAGCTAGCCACAAAAGCGTTACAAAAATCAGACCCCTCGGCATGGTTTGAAGTTTTATATGCCAAAGCCAAAGGGGACACAGCACAAATTCCTTGGGCTAAGTTAGCTCCTCATCCTTATCTACAAGATTGGTTGACGAATCATGAACCGTTCGCTTTTGGGCAAAAGGCGTTAGTAATTGGTTGTGGCTTGGGAGACGATGCACAAGCTTTAGCTAGTCTGGGGTTTGAAGTAACCGCCTTTGATATTTCACCGACAGCAATCGCTTGGTGTCAGCAGCGATTTCCTGGTTCAACTGTCAATTATGTAGTTGCAGATTTGTTAGCAATTCCCTCACAATGGTATCAAGCTTTTGATTTTGCTTTTGAATGTCGTAATATTCAAGCTTTGCCGTTGAATGTGCGTTCTTGGGTTATTTCTTCAGTTACCTCTGTACTTGCTCCTGGTGGAACGCTGTTGATGATTACTCGTGTTCGAGACACAGAAGCTGAACCGGATGGCCCACCTTGGCCATTATCAGACTCGGAACTCAAACAGGTTGAAAATTTGGGATTACAGCAAGTAGAAAAACTTGAGTTTTTAGAATCTGAGCTTGACGTTAATCAAGTGCGGATTGAATATCAAAGACCATAA
- a CDS encoding DUF2997 domain-containing protein, which yields MERSILIHFDSATGEVRVEAEGFKDLSCLSATQPFEEALGVVNESDHIFKDEAQTQQLRTTLTHSTRLRQ from the coding sequence ATGGAACGTTCAATACTGATTCATTTCGACAGCGCTACAGGTGAAGTTCGCGTGGAAGCGGAGGGGTTCAAAGATTTGAGTTGTTTATCGGCTACACAACCGTTTGAAGAAGCACTTGGAGTTGTAAACGAGAGCGATCACATTTTCAAGGATGAAGCTCAAACCCAACAACTTCGGACAACTTTAACTCACTCTACTCGCTTACGGCAGTAA
- a CDS encoding CopG family transcriptional regulator: protein MKSVNKKWATKRLTINLASGEAERLEKYCSITGRPATDVIRELIRSLPTQETPNAN from the coding sequence ATTAAATCAGTGAATAAAAAATGGGCGACTAAACGACTCACAATTAATCTGGCATCAGGGGAAGCAGAAAGATTAGAAAAATACTGTTCAATCACAGGACGACCAGCAACCGATGTGATTCGAGAGTTGATTCGCTCTTTGCCAACCCAAGAAACACCAAATGCAAATTGA
- a CDS encoding pyridoxal-phosphate dependent enzyme: MDTIKYVLTENQMPKAWYNIQADLPQALPPVLNPGTGKPITPDELLPLFPLALIEQEVSQQRWIEIPDAVRSIYCQWRPTPLYRARRLEQALDTPAKIYYKYEGVSPSGSHKPNTAVAQAYYNKQAGVKKLTTETGAGQWGSSLAFAGALFGLEVLVYMVKVSYQQKPYRRALMETYGARVVASPSTQTQAGREILACLIFAVMDILICKLISIIKLDGLLILNIVQKK; the protein is encoded by the coding sequence ATGGACACGATTAAATACGTTTTGACTGAAAACCAAATGCCAAAAGCTTGGTACAACATCCAAGCTGACTTGCCACAAGCCTTACCACCAGTTTTAAATCCTGGTACTGGTAAGCCAATTACACCAGATGAATTATTACCTTTGTTTCCATTGGCACTGATTGAGCAAGAAGTTAGCCAACAAAGATGGATTGAAATACCAGATGCAGTGCGCTCTATTTATTGCCAGTGGCGACCAACTCCTCTTTATCGTGCCCGTCGTTTAGAACAAGCTTTAGATACGCCTGCCAAAATTTACTACAAATATGAGGGTGTTAGTCCCTCTGGAAGCCACAAACCCAATACTGCGGTCGCCCAAGCATACTACAATAAACAAGCTGGAGTCAAAAAGCTAACTACTGAAACCGGAGCCGGACAGTGGGGATCATCTCTAGCTTTTGCCGGTGCGCTATTCGGTTTAGAAGTTTTAGTTTATATGGTAAAGGTTAGCTACCAGCAAAAGCCTTACCGCCGAGCTTTAATGGAAACCTACGGCGCGAGGGTCGTTGCTAGCCCAAGCACTCAAACCCAAGCTGGACGTGAAATTCTTGCCTGTTTAATCTTTGCGGTCATGGACATTTTGATATGCAAGCTTATATCGATTATCAAGCTGGACGGCTTGTTGATACTGAATATAGTGCAGAAGAAGTAG